In one window of Rhodanobacter sp. FDAARGOS 1247 DNA:
- a CDS encoding DUF4190 domain-containing protein, whose protein sequence is MSYQPSYRPGNTTSSLAVVSLVFGILTWILLPFIGALVAIVCGHLARGEIRRSPIDNRMEGDGMAVAGLVLGYVQLALCVLGIFLLMAVLIFGFAFAGWH, encoded by the coding sequence ATGAGCTATCAACCGTCTTATCGACCGGGCAACACGACCAGTTCGCTGGCGGTGGTGAGCCTGGTGTTCGGCATCCTGACGTGGATCTTGCTGCCGTTCATCGGTGCGCTGGTGGCGATCGTCTGCGGTCACCTGGCACGCGGCGAGATCCGCCGCAGCCCGATCGACAACCGCATGGAAGGTGACGGCATGGCGGTGGCCGGGCTGGTGCTCGGCTACGTCCAGCTGGCCTTGTGCGTGCTGGGCATCTTCCTGCTGATGGCGGTGCTGATCTTCGGTTTCGCGTTTGCCGGCTGGCACTGA